One region of Triticum aestivum cultivar Chinese Spring chromosome 6B, IWGSC CS RefSeq v2.1, whole genome shotgun sequence genomic DNA includes:
- the LOC123133035 gene encoding alpha-amylase inhibitor 0.28-like: MWMKTMFLVLLLCMLVATPMAAEYGVGSHNSGPWMWCDPAMGHRVSPLTGCRAMVKLQCVGNQVPEAIQRDCCQELANITNDWCRCHDLGSMLNSVYQELGAREGTEVFPGCRKEVMKLTAASVPAVCKVPIPNARGGEGVCYWA, translated from the coding sequence ATGTGGATGAAGACCATGTTCTTGGTGCTCCTACTATGCATGCTGGTGGCGACACCAATGGCGGCCGAGTACGGCGTGGGGAGCCATAACAGTGGTCCTTGGATGTGGTGTGATCCGGCGATGGGCCACAGGGTGAGCCCGCTCACGGGATGCCGAGCAATGGTGAAGCTCCAGTGCGTGGGCAACCAGGTGCCGGAGGCTATCCAAAGAGACTGCTGCCAGGAGCTCGCCAACATCACCAACGACTGGTGCAGGTGCCATGACCTCGGCAGCATGCTGAACAGCGTGTATCAGGAGCTCGGCGCGCGGGAGGGAACGGAGGTGTTCCCGGGTTGTCGGAAGGAGGTGATGAAGCTCACAGCGGCGAGCGTGCCTGCGGTCTGCAAGGTGCCCATTCCTAACGCGAGGGGTGGAGAAGGTGTCTGCTACTGGGCCTAG